The Flavobacterium piscisymbiosum genome includes a region encoding these proteins:
- a CDS encoding aminoacyl-histidine dipeptidase translates to MSQEIRNLEPKALWNKFADLNAVPRPSKKEERVIEFMKNFGSSLGLETFEDEIRNVIIRKPATPGMENRKAIVMQGHLDMVHQKNADTVFDFDTQGIDMYVDGDWVRARGTTLGADNGLGVATIMAILESKDIPHPAIEALFTIDEETGMTGALNLKGGILQGQILLNLDTEEDDEIDIGCAGGIDVTATRSYNEEEVLEGSVGHIITVKGLNGGHSGMDIHKGLGNANKIMNRLLFDAFENFGLQVAEINGGSLRNAIPRESVAKVIISEMFDEAYIFDMQEIINDIKAEYKTTEPNLSIEIVKCDLPEKVMDLGVQEGIIRAIYAAHNGVYRMSADMEDLVETSNNIARVIVKDGEISIGCLTRSSVETSKFDLANALRSAFELVGCEVELSGSYPGWTPNVNSEILDTLVGIYEKQNNEKPKVVACHAGLECGILGTNYPDMDMISFGPTIHGAHSPDERASISSAQKYWKFVLEILSNIPVK, encoded by the coding sequence ATGAGTCAGGAAATAAGAAATCTGGAACCTAAAGCGCTATGGAATAAATTCGCTGATTTAAACGCTGTTCCGCGTCCGTCAAAGAAAGAAGAACGAGTAATCGAGTTTATGAAAAACTTTGGAAGCAGCTTAGGTTTAGAAACTTTTGAAGACGAAATTCGAAATGTAATCATCAGAAAACCGGCAACTCCAGGGATGGAAAACCGCAAAGCAATCGTTATGCAAGGGCATCTTGATATGGTGCACCAAAAAAATGCAGATACAGTTTTTGATTTCGATACTCAGGGAATCGACATGTATGTAGACGGTGACTGGGTTCGTGCCCGTGGTACAACTTTAGGAGCTGATAATGGGTTAGGAGTGGCTACAATTATGGCTATTCTTGAAAGTAAAGATATTCCGCATCCTGCAATCGAAGCTTTGTTTACTATTGATGAAGAAACCGGAATGACGGGAGCTTTAAATTTAAAAGGAGGAATTCTTCAGGGGCAAATTCTTTTGAATTTAGATACAGAAGAAGATGATGAAATTGATATAGGTTGTGCTGGTGGAATCGATGTAACGGCTACAAGAAGCTATAACGAAGAAGAAGTTCTGGAAGGATCAGTTGGACATATTATTACCGTAAAAGGGCTTAATGGAGGTCATTCAGGAATGGATATTCATAAAGGTTTAGGTAATGCCAATAAAATCATGAACCGCTTGTTATTTGATGCTTTTGAAAACTTTGGTTTGCAAGTGGCTGAAATCAACGGAGGAAGTTTAAGAAATGCTATTCCGAGAGAAAGCGTTGCAAAAGTAATTATTTCTGAAATGTTTGATGAAGCGTATATTTTTGATATGCAGGAAATCATCAATGATATCAAAGCGGAATATAAAACGACTGAACCTAATTTATCGATCGAAATCGTAAAATGCGATTTACCTGAAAAAGTAATGGATTTAGGTGTTCAGGAAGGAATCATCCGCGCTATTTATGCTGCTCATAATGGAGTTTACAGAATGAGCGCTGATATGGAAGATTTAGTTGAAACTTCAAATAATATTGCCAGAGTTATTGTAAAAGATGGTGAAATATCTATTGGATGTTTAACACGTTCATCTGTAGAAACTTCAAAATTTGATTTGGCAAATGCATTGCGTTCTGCTTTTGAATTGGTAGGTTGCGAAGTAGAATTATCTGGTTCTTACCCAGGATGGACGCCAAATGTAAATTCTGAAATATTAGATACTTTGGTTGGAATCTACGAAAAACAAAATAATGAAAAGCCAAAAGTGGTAGCTTGTCACGCAGGTTTAGAATGTGGAATCTTAGGAACAAATTACCCTGATATGGATATGATTTCTTTTGGACCAACAATCCATGGTGCGCATTCACCAGATGAAAGAGCAAGTATTTCTTCGGCTCAAAAATATTGGAAATTTGTGTTAGAAATTCTTTCGAATATTCCGGTTAAATAA
- a CDS encoding phosphotransferase, translated as MTTFPVLASTLSEKELGLFITEKYQLNENFICKLFRTGLNHTYFISDNETKFVIRVYCYKWRTKKEIEQELELLILLKNNSLSVSHPIVDKNGNFIQEINAPEGIRYVVVFSYAKGEKIRFMSNETCYSIGSLMAKIHNITENKKIDRVNYDFEMFLNSSYNYLKTFFTEDLDEMKFLKEIGSKIPKRIKECNLLEDQNGIVHLDIWYDNLSVNNENEITIFDFDNCGNGLLILDVGYFCKQLFFIESDKNEYELKAKSFLNGYQKIRHLSENEIKLIPEAGASIFVFYLGVQAQRFDWSNIFLSENYLKMFVGRIRNWLEYYETKN; from the coding sequence ATGACAACATTTCCAGTATTAGCATCAACATTATCTGAAAAGGAATTGGGACTCTTTATAACTGAAAAATACCAACTAAACGAAAATTTTATTTGTAAATTATTTAGAACAGGTTTAAATCATACTTATTTTATTTCGGATAATGAAACTAAATTTGTTATAAGAGTTTATTGTTACAAATGGAGAACAAAAAAAGAAATTGAACAAGAATTAGAATTATTAATTTTACTCAAAAATAATTCCTTATCTGTTTCTCATCCAATTGTCGACAAAAACGGAAATTTTATTCAAGAAATTAATGCCCCAGAAGGAATTAGATATGTTGTTGTATTTTCTTATGCTAAAGGAGAAAAAATTCGCTTTATGTCTAATGAAACTTGTTATTCTATTGGTTCATTAATGGCTAAAATTCATAATATAACCGAAAATAAAAAAATTGACAGAGTAAACTATGATTTTGAAATGTTTTTAAATAGTTCATATAATTATTTAAAAACATTTTTTACCGAAGATTTAGATGAAATGAAATTCTTAAAAGAAATTGGTAGTAAAATACCAAAAAGAATAAAAGAATGTAATTTATTAGAAGATCAAAATGGAATAGTTCATTTGGATATTTGGTATGATAATTTGAGCGTTAATAATGAAAATGAAATCACTATTTTTGACTTTGATAATTGTGGAAATGGTTTATTAATTTTGGATGTTGGCTATTTTTGCAAACAATTATTTTTTATAGAATCCGACAAAAATGAATATGAATTAAAGGCTAAAAGTTTTTTAAATGGATACCAAAAAATAAGACATTTATCAGAAAATGAAATAAAGTTAATTCCAGAAGCGGGTGCGTCAATTTTTGTGTTTTATCTTGGAGTACAAGCACAAAGATTTGATTGGTCGAATATATTTTTGAGTGAAAATTATCTAAAAATGTTTGTCGGAAGAATACGGAATTGGTTGGAATACTATGAAACAAAGAATTAA
- a CDS encoding carboxypeptidase-like regulatory domain-containing protein has protein sequence MKYFAVFFFTLLSTIGFAQDNESTVPQRVSGYIINDNSKQPLANVNIINTNKVRGAKSDAKGYFEIDVQLNDTIHFSILGFQSLRIRVTNDWIKNKVTRIQLTEKAIALEEVIIAPFNLTGYLEVDSKLIPTKENYRYSISGLTQGYEAGEYSPNAFGKVLGSIFNPADVLYGFFGKNAKELKKLKEMRKDDTVRNLLESKYDRETVSVLLGISKDEIPEILQRCNYSEAFIQSANDLQIMDAINGCYEQYKVLKRN, from the coding sequence ATGAAATATTTCGCAGTTTTCTTTTTTACACTACTATCTACAATTGGTTTTGCGCAAGACAATGAGTCTACAGTACCTCAAAGAGTATCTGGTTACATTATCAACGATAATAGTAAACAACCTCTTGCTAATGTAAACATCATCAACACCAACAAAGTTCGTGGTGCAAAATCTGATGCCAAAGGATATTTTGAGATAGACGTTCAGCTTAATGACACGATTCACTTTTCGATTTTAGGATTTCAATCTCTTAGAATCAGAGTAACGAATGACTGGATAAAAAATAAAGTAACCAGAATTCAGCTTACAGAAAAAGCAATTGCCCTGGAAGAAGTTATCATTGCTCCTTTTAATTTAACAGGATATCTTGAAGTCGATTCTAAATTGATTCCAACTAAAGAGAACTATCGTTATAGTATTTCAGGTCTTACACAAGGTTATGAAGCGGGTGAATATTCTCCAAATGCTTTTGGAAAAGTATTAGGATCTATTTTTAATCCTGCCGATGTGCTCTATGGTTTCTTTGGAAAAAATGCGAAAGAACTCAAGAAATTAAAAGAAATGAGAAAAGACGATACTGTTCGAAATCTGTTAGAATCTAAATACGATCGCGAAACTGTCTCAGTATTGTTAGGCATTAGCAAAGATGAAATTCCTGAAATTTTACAGCGATGTAATTATTCTGAAGCCTTTATACAATCAGCAAATGATTTACAGATTATGGATGCAATTAATGGCTGTTACGAACAATATAAAGTCCTGAAACGAAATTAA
- a CDS encoding DEAD/DEAH box helicase: MNKFEQLGLNESLLKAILDLGFENPSEVQEKAIPLLLEKDTDMVALAQTGTGKTAAFGFPLIQKIDADNKNTQALVLSPTRELCLQITNELKNYSKYEKGINVVAVYGGASITEQARDIKRGAQIIVATPGRMQDMINRGLVNIKNIDYCILDEADEMLNMGFYEDIVSILSDTPDQKNTWLFSATMPQEVARIAKQFMSDPVEITVGAKNSGSATVSHEFYLVNARDRYEALKRLADANPDIFSVVFCRTKRDTQAVAEKLVEDGYSAAALHGDLSQAQRDGVMKSFRGRQIQMLVATDVAARGIDVDNITHVVNYQLPDEIETYNHRSGRTGRAGKLGTSIVIVTKSELRKISSIERIIKQKFEEKTIPSGIEICEIQLLHLANKIKDTEVDHEIDNYLPAINNVLEGLSKEELIKKMVSVEFNRFIAYYKKNRDISTQSGERRERSDSEPREFNNNGAVRYFVNIGSRDNFDWMSLKDYLKETLDLGRDDVFKVDVKEGFSFFNTDPEHTEKVMEVLNNVQLEGRRINVEISKNDGGGRRDHNGRSGGGRSSGGPRREGSGGGSFGPRREGSGGGGFRSDRSSAPREGGFRSDRNSSAPKREGGFRSSAPRSEGSSDRAPRRSESFGDSPRPRRPRRD; the protein is encoded by the coding sequence ATGAATAAATTTGAACAATTAGGATTGAATGAATCGTTACTGAAGGCGATTTTAGATCTAGGATTTGAGAATCCGTCAGAAGTACAGGAAAAAGCGATTCCCCTATTATTGGAAAAAGACACGGATATGGTTGCGTTGGCTCAGACAGGGACAGGGAAAACGGCAGCTTTCGGTTTTCCGCTAATTCAAAAAATTGATGCTGACAACAAAAATACACAAGCATTAGTTTTATCGCCAACACGAGAACTTTGTTTACAGATTACCAACGAACTTAAAAACTACTCAAAATACGAGAAAGGTATTAATGTGGTAGCAGTTTACGGCGGGGCTAGTATTACAGAGCAAGCTAGAGACATTAAAAGAGGGGCACAAATTATTGTGGCTACTCCGGGGAGAATGCAAGACATGATCAACAGAGGTTTAGTAAACATTAAAAATATAGATTACTGTATTCTTGATGAAGCTGATGAGATGTTGAACATGGGATTCTATGAAGACATCGTATCTATTTTATCAGATACTCCAGATCAAAAAAACACATGGTTGTTCTCTGCAACTATGCCACAAGAGGTTGCCAGAATTGCAAAACAATTTATGAGCGACCCGGTAGAAATTACTGTTGGAGCTAAGAACTCAGGTTCTGCAACAGTTTCTCACGAGTTTTACTTAGTAAATGCACGTGACCGTTACGAAGCTTTGAAACGTTTAGCCGATGCAAATCCAGATATTTTCTCTGTGGTTTTCTGTCGTACTAAAAGAGATACACAAGCTGTAGCAGAAAAATTAGTTGAAGATGGATACAGCGCTGCTGCATTGCACGGAGATTTATCTCAGGCGCAACGTGATGGTGTAATGAAATCTTTCCGTGGAAGACAAATTCAGATGCTTGTCGCTACTGACGTTGCTGCACGTGGTATTGACGTTGATAATATTACTCACGTAGTAAATTACCAACTTCCTGACGAGATTGAAACTTACAATCACCGTTCTGGACGTACTGGTAGAGCTGGAAAATTAGGAACTTCTATTGTAATTGTTACAAAAAGTGAGCTACGTAAAATTTCTTCTATCGAAAGAATCATCAAACAAAAATTCGAAGAAAAAACTATTCCTTCCGGAATCGAAATCTGCGAAATCCAGTTATTACACTTAGCAAACAAAATTAAAGATACTGAGGTTGATCACGAAATTGACAACTATTTACCAGCAATCAACAATGTTCTTGAAGGTTTATCTAAAGAAGAGTTGATCAAGAAAATGGTATCTGTAGAATTTAACCGTTTTATTGCTTACTACAAAAAGAACAGAGATATCTCTACTCAATCTGGAGAAAGACGTGAAAGAAGCGATTCTGAACCAAGAGAATTCAATAATAACGGAGCAGTTCGTTATTTTGTAAACATCGGTTCAAGAGACAACTTCGATTGGATGTCACTTAAAGATTATTTGAAAGAAACATTAGACTTAGGTCGTGATGACGTTTTCAAAGTAGATGTAAAAGAAGGTTTCTCTTTCTTTAACACTGATCCTGAGCACACTGAAAAAGTAATGGAAGTATTAAACAACGTACAATTAGAAGGACGTCGTATTAATGTTGAAATTTCTAAAAATGATGGTGGCGGAAGACGTGACCATAACGGACGTTCTGGTGGCGGAAGAAGCTCTGGAGGACCAAGAAGAGAAGGTTCTGGCGGTGGAAGTTTCGGACCAAGACGTGAAGGTTCTGGTGGCGGAGGTTTTAGAAGCGACAGAAGCTCTGCTCCTAGAGAAGGTGGTTTCAGAAGCGACAGAAACTCATCTGCTCCAAAAAGAGAAGGTGGTTTTAGAAGCTCAGCTCCAAGAAGCGAAGGTAGTTCAGACAGAGCTCCAAGACGTTCTGAAAGCTTTGGTGATTCACCAAGACCAAGAAGACCAAGAAGAGACTAA
- a CDS encoding non-canonical purine NTP diphosphatase, producing MQLVFASNNLNKIKEIQSILNGSIQLLSLEDIGCHEEIPETADTIEGNAILKANYVTEKYGYDCFADDTGLEVTALSGAPGVYSARYAGEQRNADDNMNKLLEALVDKEDRSAQFKTVIALNLKGKQHLFTGIAKGSIILDKTGNHGFGYDPIFQPENYTETFAELASDVKNKISHRAKATHQLIDFLNAAK from the coding sequence ATGCAATTGGTTTTCGCGTCAAACAATCTTAATAAAATCAAGGAAATTCAAAGTATCCTAAACGGATCGATACAATTGTTAAGTTTAGAAGATATTGGCTGTCACGAAGAAATTCCTGAAACTGCAGATACAATCGAAGGAAATGCCATTTTGAAAGCCAATTATGTAACTGAAAAGTATGGTTATGATTGTTTTGCAGATGATACCGGATTAGAAGTTACGGCTTTAAGCGGAGCACCTGGCGTTTATTCTGCACGATATGCGGGAGAACAACGCAACGCCGATGATAATATGAACAAACTTCTGGAAGCTTTAGTTGATAAAGAAGACCGCAGCGCTCAATTTAAAACTGTTATCGCATTAAATTTAAAAGGGAAACAGCATTTATTTACCGGAATTGCAAAAGGAAGTATTATTCTTGATAAAACAGGAAATCATGGTTTTGGTTACGACCCTATTTTTCAACCGGAAAATTATACTGAGACTTTTGCTGAACTGGCCTCAGACGTTAAAAATAAAATCAGTCATCGTGCGAAAGCTACTCACCAACTAATTGATTTTCTGAATGCAGCAAAATAA